CTGGGCAACGTACTTTAATTTATCTTCTTCCCCTTGACTCCTTCCTCTCTAACTTTCTGCTCTaccaaagaagtaaaaaaaaagagagaaaacacaccTTTGGACTTTGTCagtatgaaaagaagaaatacactaaagagttaaaaaaaatagtccaGTCCTATAATGACACAGTTGCTATAGTTTTTGCATTGCCACGAGAGGTCAGTGTGACAGCAGCTTTGGTAGACTTGCTGCTTCATTTAAAACTTGGGTAACACGTGGTTCTGTTGGACACATATATTATCTGTGTGTGAAACTGCAtgacagaaacaacaaaaacttgTAATAGTGTTTCTTGAGGAGCTAACATAGAAACACTTTACTGATTTTTTGCTAGGTGTTATAAATGATGGTTATAAAATCAGTGTAGAATCACATGTGGATTAACATTTGATGAACTCATAAATTCAGCTAAATGAAGATAAGAAATTATCACTGCAgtaaagaagaattatttctGGTGGTTTTGGCCAAATAGAAATGATGTACTTAATGGCATGGTAAAACTGATGCTAGTTGATGTAGGTAAACAGTGGCAAGTTGTTTCTACCAAGGCTTACACAGCAGTGTGAACTCACTTTGTAAGCAGATAAATACTGACTAAAAGTAGGAAGGTGTTATAATAAACACATAGTCTTACTGGCCTGTTACAAATTCTGCGTGTCTCCTGTAATGTCCTTTCAGAGTCACATCTTGACAGACAGGAAGATGTTCAGAAATGAGTACAATCATTATTATGTCCTGAAAAATTTGCTTCATAGGAGACATGTAAGAATGTCTAGATAGAAAAATACCTTTTAGTGGCTTATTCCATGACTTGATCACAAGTGACTAACAGTTATATGGAACTTTTTCTTATAGGTGCTTTTTCATTTACAAAGCAAAGGCATATAAAATCAGTGGCTGGGTGCCAAGTTGAAGAAACTTGTTATAGAAATTAAATACATTGTAAGTTTGTCAGCTGATGTAGGTACAAGGTAAAACCTGTGATGTTTGCTGttctttgcttccattttagAAAGGTATTTGTTATTCCACTGGAAGCTGTGAACAGATAAAAGTACCATATGGCCTCACCTCACTAGGGGGAGAGTGAAAAAATGTAATGTGCACTTAACACGAATAAGCATGAGGAAAAATAAGCCTTGGTTTTAACAAGTCTTGGCTGAGTGAAGTGTAAATCCCAGAAGTACTCACCTCAAACACTTAATGTAGTTAAACtattgtttcatttctctgtacTAAAATGTGCAcgataaatctttttttcttaatacaccCATAGCCTTGAAGAAAATTGGTGGTGTACAGTTGATGGAACTTTCTGTCCTCAAGTTTGAATATGAATGTCATAAGGGGGAGgaaaagccaaataaatgttttcagaagttctTTGATCATGTAAACACTTGAACTGTTACCAATGAAACATACTTGATAAGTCTGTAATTCCAGAACTTCTCTAACAAACTAACTCAAATATCACATTCTTGCTTTGTTGTAATAGTGTGTTATGTCTTGCATTTGCTTTTACTTCTTCTAAAAGGCTCAAGTTCAAGTTTTGCCTTAGAAGCAAAGAATTTTCTAAGCTGAGAAATCCCGCCACTCAAGCACaaggtgttttggtttgttttttttttttgctaaagatGCATCATTAACCCAGTTCTGTTATTTGGGGATTCCATGGTACTGAAACTGAGGAATCACTTGGTTTGAATCCCAGGACGTTTGTTCAACCATCGCTTTAGAAGATTTAAATTCCTATTGTactttatttaaggaaaaaaagtgttaaaagaGTAAGacagttttgaggaaaaaaatctatacaaAATTGGacctttctttacttttttgcaacttgaaaaccttttattttgcCAGGCATTTTGGTGTACAAAGCACACAGAATTATTGAGTCCTGTCAGGAAGCATTTATCTTGCGACTTTATCGTCAGAAGAACAAGCAAGGCTTCATTAAAGCTTTTACAGATAATGCGGTTGCATTTAATACTGGCTTTTGCCACGTGGAAAGAGTGATGAGAAATCTTTTTGTCAGGAAACTTTATCTGTGGCCAAGGTAAGGCACCTCTTTACTTCACTGGAGAGTTAAACTTGAAAATAGATGAAGGATGTTACAGTGGGTTTTTAAGAAAATGAGGTGTATGCAGTCACACTGTGTTCCCTCTTGTATTCCCCAAAAAATTTCATTCCATTTTGACAGAAGAAGTGGTCTTAAAGATGCTAAATTTCTctaagtatttttgaaaatagaCCCAAATCAATAAGGGGCTGAACCTTATGGTATAGCTGTCCTTATAGCCAACAGAAATCACAGCAGAAAGTGACATTTTTAATAGCTTAAGAAAAACTTCACTTATTAAACAGATTATTTAAGCCATGAAGTAACAGGAATACAATCTCTCACTTCTGCCATTCATGGAGGTACTTGTTTCTACATGTcagtttttttaatcttctttgaCATATGTGTTGTGTATGAATAATATTTCTTGATGCCTGATAGAAACCAAATTGCCCAGTTTGTGACATGCATTAAGTCTTTTAGGAGCAGAGCCACAAATGGAACTTTAGCTGATTACCCGTTCGATGCTCTTGCCTTGGGCAGGAGATCTGCCTGTTTGTTCCTTTAGTCCAGCCTAGAATGTGTTTCACTCCATCTTAACATACTGTTACTCTGCATTGTAAACTCTTTAACAGTCTTTCTTTCAGTATCGCTAAGAAGTGGAAATGGACATAACTAGGATAGAAAAGGTTGAATAGAAGCTCTCTAAATTTTCTTCCTTGGCCTCTGAACCATGAAAAGACCTGGGGGTGCAGCATGCAGTAAGGGAAATGCCCACTGAGTTTCAGAGGTCGGCAGACGTAGCGTCCTGTGAGTAAAAATCAGCTGGCATCTCTGTGCCTGTACAGCCAGATCAGCTGTAACAAGGACCTGCTGCTTATAAGCAGAAGCTAGGAACATCGCAGAATCTGCTAGTGGATCCGTGTGAATCCAAAGGATTAATGAACCCATTCCAGTTCCTCCCTTGGgagatttggttttttgttttatttcaagagTTGTTATGTGTAATAATGCTGGAGAATCTAGTGCAGTAATTTTCCATGGATCATTCACCAGCACTATAGGCTCACATGACTAGAATGACTACAGTCATAATTGTGGAATAGATGGTTTTCTGAGGCTGTTCATAAGATTGCAGTCATCACAGCAGTagaaactgatttattttgcaATTACCATAgttgtttctgtttaaaacaatTGTTATTGTAGTTTATACAAACTTCTGAATAATTGTAGGTCAAGCAAACTATCCATGTAAATCTCAATAAGCTGTTTTCCTCTTAGATTTCATATAGCAGTGAACTCATTTTTAGAGAAGCATAAACCTGAAGTGGTGGAAATACATGTGTCAATGACCCCTGCTATGCTTGCTATCCAGACTTCAGTCCTGGACATTCTGAACGCATGCTTGAGAGAACTCAAACGTTATAATCCAGCTCTTGAAGTAGAAGATCTATCTTTAGAAAATGCTATTGGTAAATCTTTTGACAAGGTAACCATTTtgattgttttgttctgtgtaaCTAAAGGGATGTAGATCTTCAAACTGTCTGCCATgcaaaaaaagatattatttgtaaaataaataaccAACAGCAACTGAGTATTCTCCCATGAGGTGTTTATTACTGGTACAAGGAGAGAAACACTGTTAATCTGTAATGGTGATGTTACAGTTGCCAGTAGGGTTTTTGGTGTATTGGTATTATTGGTCTTCCTTGATTTCCAAAGTCCTTATAGTAAGAACATCCTGATTCATGGTTGGTATATTATTATGATGATTATGATAAAGATGGCTGCAATTTCAGCTCAAAATACTTTAGAGATCAGTATGCAGTTATTTCCACCATcaccccttccccttttttttcctcttgaatttCCTgctggtattttttattttctctactggGAGAAGCAGTGTATATAATAGGTAATATGCACGTGCATGCATCTATAATATCTTTCCATCATTATGTATGTCACTATTTGTGTGTGCCTTGCGGCAGATCCGGAATGTTTGGCATACAGAGGCTTTCTGTAGGGTAAAATCGTAAACTTCAACCATCATAGTGGAACATGGTTATTTGTTACCTGTGATTTAATCTTGATGTAAGGCCTTCTGTGCTTTAAATATTTAGAGGCTTTTTTCTTATGCTCTGTAGGTTGCACATCTGCATGGTActcattctgaaaattaaatgacATGATAATATTTTTTACTAGGATACTAGATACTAAAGGCACAGGCCAGTACCAGTAAAATAAGGGGGCTTTTATTTTACCAGGAATTTATTATtacatggaaaggaaaatatgtaCTGAAAGCATTAAATGATACACATCTGCAAATTGTTGAAATGTTTTACATAAAGGCATCTATATTATGTTAACTTTGCAAAAAATGATTACTTATCAAAACAAATACCTCACCATCACATAATTAATTGGGTATGTTTAATAACTTGGGGAAACTAGTGGcattttctgtaaaggaaaaaaaaaaaagcattcttatCTTGGTTAGTATACTATGTATTTGACATCCTAGACTTTCCAATTTATATTTCTAGACAATACGTCACTATTTAGATCCTCTCTGGCATCAACTTGGAGCTAAGACAAAATCTTTGGTCCAGGATTTGAAGATACTACGTACTTTGCTACTGTATCTAACTCAGTATGATTGTGTCACTTTCCTTAATCTTCTGGAGTCACTGAAAGCAAGTGAAAAAGCTTTTGGTGAGAATTCAGGTAAACACTGAATAACCATACAAGTTAATGCATGAAACAGTGAAatgttgatatttttaattaacattccCAAACATATGAAGGTATCTAATTAGGTTTTATATAACCAGCCATAAGGACGTAGGTTTTTATTGACAGATAATGCTTTCATCTTCCCACTTAACTGCTGTTACTTAACAGTGTGAGATTTGCATCACATTTCTGTCTTCTATTAAGCTGGTAATTATACAGCAAGCAGGTAGCACAGGTATTCCAGACTGGGAGATGTGGGGCTCTTACGGGAAAGGGTTGAAACACATACATGTTGCAAATGTTAAACTACTACTGCGTTCTTTTCCTCTTTAGGTTGGCTGTTTCTTGACTCCAGTACTTCAATGTTTGTAAATGCTCGAGCTAGAGTTTATCGCATTGCAGATGAGAAACTGAATCAGAAAGGCAAAGTCTCTGAAAAAAGTGATGTAAAGAAGGAAAATGGTAATGATCATTCCTAATTTTAAGTTTGAGAGTGTCACACGATTTCAAACACTCTGCATAATATTACTTGTGCTGTGGTTCCCTACATGATCTTACCCGGCTCCAGATCTCAATCTGTTAGCTGGGATAACTTGAGATATAATCTTAGTTCAAAAAGCATATAATAAACAACATAAAATAGAGTCACGAAGAAGTAAAGGGGTTATTCTAAGCTTGCTTGGCCGATCATTGGGAAAGCTTTTATGGAATTGTTCTACTACATTGGTGTTTAGCTTGatcttttttatttatgtgaaCAGGTAGGAGGCTGCAAtagcttttgttaaaaaaaaaatatattcaggagCTTCAGAATTGAAGAATGAgtgaatattttaactttttgctTCACTAAAGCACTTATCCCcatttttaaatttgtgtaaGAGTGCTCTCCAACCCATTAGCATAACAAGTTGCATATGTAGGCTGTTGAATATCGTATTTGCCAACAACCATCATGCTATTGACATCTAACCactaatttaaaattttgaaggaTATTTTGACTGTAAGACCTGCTATGTTCAATCTTACTCTGTTTCAGAACTGAAAAGGGAATTGGTTCTAGAAAGTAACCCAAAATGGGAAGCTTTGAGAGAAGTACTGAAAGAGATTGAAAATGAGAATAGGAACAGTGAAGACCTTGGTGGCCCAGGTGAGAGAATACTAAATGATGTAAACTTTCACAGTACAGCTAGTTTTCACTTCTACTTGACTTTTGGGAGAAGGAGCCTAACTCTTTACTGTAGTTTTATTAAAGAGatagttttaaatttaataattgtGGACTTAAGGAGTTTATGTACATAAGCTGTCTAAAACTGAATAGTTTTTCATAAACTCCTATGTCATTCTTGCTCTAAAAGGGAAATACTGTTGGTTACTATACAAAACTGTTTATGAAAGAACCtgtattattacaaaaaaatattttaacttataTTTCAATATTGTACTGATACCTTAGTCTCAAAACCAATAAAACTAATAATGTGGAAATTTATAATAATCTAGGTACCATTCACTTATTTCTCAAGTTCAGGTTCAAAAAAAATAGGGATTCTGTCTTGTCCTTTCCATCTCACACATTCTTCTCATGCACCTGAAAATTTGCTTCTCCAGGAGATGCACCTAAATGGGGTAGAGAGTATAAGGCAAGTGTGTTTCTAACTGCTTTGCTCACTTTCCTATTTTAGGGCTTTTCATCCTCTTAAATTTCACCAAGTTTTATTTTAGGAAATAGTAAGGGTAAAAAAGTGCTCTTTTCTCCCACCCACAGTGTTCTGACTCTGGATAAGAACTGGCGCTCTCGCCTAGTGTTGTAGGAGTTTATCTGAGTCAGCTTGTGGAGAATTGTTATTCAAGGCCCACAAATGTCAATAATACAGTgtgaaacatgtattttttttagacTCTTTAACACAGCTGACAAAGGCTGAAAATTAGAATGGTCTAAATGAAGTTCTGTCTtattccacatttaaaaaaaaaaatataaaattgtcCGAGTATGTTTCGATACACACTATATCTGCCTCATTTCAGAGGGTCAAAAGGAAAGCCTCGCTAATTTAGATGGTGTAAGAATAAGGAATGCTGAACTTCCATTAACCTGCTCTAATCTTGTTTGGTACAAAACATCATGTAATTTAGACTCCCTGAAAGTCTGGAGCAACAGTGACAACCAAATGTAAAGGTATTTGGCAGGCAGGCTTCTAGGAACATTAAAAACAATTTGCTCAAGAGATGTCTTGTAGGTGGATAAGAAGTATAGCATAACAGATCATAAACATCCTACTGTTTCTTGACTGCAGGGCAAGTGCTTATTTGTGCCAGTGACGACCGAGCTTGTGCACAGCTCAGGGAGTGTATTATTGCTGGAGCAGAAGCTTTTTTAACAAGACTGTATAACAAAACCTTCGGAAAGGATGAGAAAGCTGGAGAAGTGTGGATTAAGGACAGAAAAACCGTCAAGTCCAAAGGAAATGCCAGACCAGACACAGGGCCTCAAGCCAAAAAAGCCAAGCTCACAGCTTCttctaaacaaaataaacacaagaagCAGCAAGACCGGACTATAATCGAAATGATAGGgaaaactgaggaggaaaagagagaggagttagaggTGGAAGATAATAAAGAATTAAGCAGTAGCCAAGAAAGCAGTATTGAAGAGACCATTCCTGAAGATTTCGATGTGAACTTACCCTCAGATTGTTACTACGGTATTTTCAAGAACCCGCTCACAATTATTCATCCGTTGCAGGGTTGCAGTGATCCCTATGCGCTCACTCGGGTACTGCATGAAGTAGAACCAAGATATGTTGTATTATATGATGCAGAACTAACTTTTGTTCGGCAGCTGGAAATCTACAAGGCAAGCAGGCCTGGGAAGCCTTTGAGGCAAGTTGACTTGGTCAGGGTAATTttagtcttaaaagaaaaaataaaaagtgca
This portion of the Strix uralensis isolate ZFMK-TIS-50842 chromosome 16, bStrUra1, whole genome shotgun sequence genome encodes:
- the ERCC4 gene encoding DNA repair endonuclease XPF, with amino-acid sequence MAVLLEHESQIFLDLFHQDGLVICARGLGIDRLLLRFLRLYCEPASLVLVLNTSPAEEEYFIDQLRSDGVVHIPRRVTNEITNNTRYEFYTQGGVIFATSRILVVDFLTDRIPANLITGILVYKAHRIIESCQEAFILRLYRQKNKQGFIKAFTDNAVAFNTGFCHVERVMRNLFVRKLYLWPRFHIAVNSFLEKHKPEVVEIHVSMTPAMLAIQTSVLDILNACLRELKRYNPALEVEDLSLENAIGKSFDKTIRHYLDPLWHQLGAKTKSLVQDLKILRTLLLYLTQYDCVTFLNLLESLKASEKAFGENSGWLFLDSSTSMFVNARARVYRIADEKLNQKGKVSEKSDVKKENELKRELVLESNPKWEALREVLKEIENENRNSEDLGGPGQVLICASDDRACAQLRECIIAGAEAFLTRLYNKTFGKDEKAGEVWIKDRKTVKSKGNARPDTGPQAKKAKLTASSKQNKHKKQQDRTIIEMIGKTEEEKREELEVEDNKELSSSQESSIEETIPEDFDVNLPSDCYYGIFKNPLTIIHPLQGCSDPYALTRVLHEVEPRYVVLYDAELTFVRQLEIYKASRPGKPLRVYFLIYGGSTEEQRYLTALRKEKEAFEKLIREKASMVIPEEREGRDETNLDLIRDAKPASASTDTRKAGGQEQKGVQQTVIVDMREFRSELPSLIHRRGIDIEPVTLEVGDYILTPDICVERKSISDLIGSLNNGRLYAQCISMSRYYKRPILLIEFDPNKPFSLIPRGSLHQEISSNDVTSKLTLLTLHFPKLRILWCPSPHATAELFEELKQNHPQPDAETAMAVTADSEILPESDKYNPGPQDFLLKMPGINAKNCRALMNHVKSIAELATLSKDELSKILGNAANATQLFDFIHLTYKEAISKGKSKR